In Papaver somniferum cultivar HN1 chromosome 1, ASM357369v1, whole genome shotgun sequence, a genomic segment contains:
- the LOC113291800 gene encoding probable transmembrane ascorbate ferrireductase 4 yields the protein METSNKATASPSSTSSNLIVFARLSGLLVAVLVLVWGLSFRSNFLSHTSPTHTRIYSVLHYLVMVIGFVLISGEAILVHKWCPGSRNLKKLVHLTMQGVALASGIFGIWANFHVEIGVLSNFYSLHSWMGLICISLFAAQWLMGLFSFWHQGEERTTRIRVLPGNVFLGLYIYALAIATAETGLLEKLTFLEAKKKVLKHSLESVVVNSLGLGLALVSGIVILTAVSPGNQSIPTKIVYSSTDKRPSS from the exons ATGGAGACCTCAAATAAGGCTACTGCATCTCCATCTTCaacatcatcaaatttgattGTATTTGCTAGATTATCTGGTCTTCTAGTTGCAGTGCTAGTTCTTGTTTGGGGTCTTTCCTTTCGATCAAACTTCCTTTCTCACACCTCACCAACTCACACTCGCATCTACTCT GTTCTTCATTATCTTGTAATGGTGATAGGTTTTGTACTCATCAGCGGAGAAG cAATATTGGTGCATAAATGGTGTCCAGGGTCGAGGAATTTGAAGAAATTGGTACATTTAACTATGCAGGGAGTTGCTTTGGCATCTGGCATTTTCGGAATTTGGGCAAACTTTCATGTGGAAATAGGGGTTTTATCTAATTTCTACAGTTTACATTCTTGGATGGGTTTGATCTGTATCTCCTTGTTTGCTGCTCAG TGGTTAATGGGGTTATTTAGCTTTTGGCATCAAGGAGAGGAGCGCACCACAAGGATAAGGGTGTTACCAGGGAATGTGTTTCTTGGGCTCTATATATATGCATTAGCCATTGCAACAGCTGAGACAGGTCTACTTGAGAAGCTGACATTCTTAGAAGCAAAGAAGAAGGTTCTGAAACATTCTCTGGAGTCGGTAGTGGTCAATAGTTTAGGACTAGGATTAGCTTTAGTTAGTGGTATTGTAATACTGACTGCTGTTTCTCCAGGGAATCAAAGCATTCCAACTAAAATCGTATATTCAAGTACTGACAAGCGGCCATCATCATAA